One Deltaproteobacteria bacterium genomic window, CCCGGACTGGCGAGACCTCTATGACGAGATCGTGTAGCGCTGGCGGGTCGTAGCGAGCAGGTGCCGAGGATTCCCGCTTTCGCGGGAAATGACAAATTGCGTCCCCTTTCGGCCATGGGCCTCGGCCTGACAGTACACAGTACTGTCAGACGGGTGAGGATTTGCCCGGTCGGCACGTTACCCGCAGATTTGTCGCACACCCAGCTGGGGGCTGGGGGGGCGCGGCCGTGCCGAGCTTGCTAAGGTTGGCAGGCGGTGGCATATCGCTCGGCATGCCGCTGATCCGCCATTCCGCGTTCGTCGCCGGCTTAGTGATGCTGGTGCTAGGAGTCGGGAACTGGTCGGTCGCCTACATCCGGCTGGCGGAGTACGACGAGAGCCGAGTCCAAAGCGCCGAGGTCGAGAGCTTGGGAAGCTTCGAGGAGTTCGGCGAGCTGAACGCGCGGACCAACGCCAAGCTGCTGCGGCCATTGCAGCAAGGCACCGATGCCCGCGCGGCCACCGATGCCAAGGTGGACTTCTACCAGGTCGTCCGGACCGGCGGTCAGCTATTCACCTTTGCGGGGGTTGGCCTGATCTTGTTCGCTGGTGCGATGGTCTGGCGCACCACGCGTGATCTGGCTGCGCCCGCTCCACGTTAGCGTCCAGTGATCGGCTCGCGCCCAGCGACGCGAGAAATCCGCTTCCGTCCAACTCGCCTGGGCGTCGCGGCCCGAGTAGCCGTAAAGGCGGCCGGCGGCAGGGTCGTAGCCGGTGACCACCACGTAGTGGTAGTCGCGGAACGGAAAGCCGGCGCGATGCAGTACGATCAGCGGCCGGCCGCCGTCGATTTCGGCGTAGACGTCGTCGAGCTGGCCGCGGATGACTTGCAGGGGGAGCTGGTGGCGCGCGCCGTACGCCAGCATTGCGACGCTCGAAGTACCGCCACTGTCGGGTTGGTAGATCTCTGCGGCGATTTGATCCGGCGAAGTCGGCGGCCCCAAGAAGCTGACCAGTGCGGCCAGCGCGGCCGGGCCACACTGGCGTGCGGACTGGGAAAAGAACGGCACGCCCGCCAGCAAGTGGGCGTTCGGCCCCGGGCGGGTCTGAGTTGCACTGCATGCGACGAACGCCAACAGCGCCGCCGCCCCTAGGAGTCTTCCAGATAGACGGGTGTCGAAGCGACGATCGCCGGCCGCCGCGACTCGCGGATGGGGGATTTGCGGCCGGTAGCCATTTCTCCGACCAGGTCCGAGCTTGAGTCTTGATTGCCGCTCTTCTAGCATCCGCGCCACCGTGGATCTTTTTCCTCGTTGTTTCCTACTGGTCTTTGGTCAGCTCGCGGTCGGGGGCTTCCTCGCCCTCAGCGTGCCGCCATTCCACCAGATCGAGCGCGGCTTTTACAAGTCGAGCGCCGCGGTGTACCTGTTCGTCGCCCTGCTTGCCGCTGCCGGCAACACTGCGCTGTTGTTGCAAGCGACCGCAAGCAGCACCGCGCAGTGGTTTGCGGCCGGCCTGTGGTGGGCGCTGGTACTGGCGGCGACGGGCTATCTGCTAAGCCTTTGGGGCGAGCGGGTGGTGCTGCGGGCGCGCGCCTTTGTGGCCACATGGATGAGCGGGCTGCTGGCGCTGGTTGTCAGCGCCCAGCTCTATCGCCGCGCGCCGATGGTGTCGGTGGAAACCGTGCTCTATCCGCTCAGCTTCATCATCTCCGCCTTGCTGCTCGGCGCCGTGACCACGGGCATGCTGCTCGGACACTGGTATCTCATCGATCGCCATCTGCCGCTCGCGCCGTTCGAGCGCATGCTGAAATTGTTCATCCGCGTACTGGTCGCGCAGGCCGGGCTGTTGCTGATCGGCCCGCTATGCTTGGCCATCGCCGGCAGCGCCGAGACCGGTGTAAGCCTCAGCCACCTGCTGGCGGACCATCGTCTGCTGCTCGGTCTCCGGCTACTGCTCGGCCCGCTGGCCTCGGCGGGGCTCGCCTGGATGATCCGGGAAACGCTCAAGGTCCCGCAGACGATGGCCGCCACCGGGCTCTTCTACATCGCGATCCTAGCCGTACTGGTCGGCGAGTTCCTCGGCCGCTTCATCTTGTTTCGCACCGCGCTGCCATTGTGAGGCAGTGATTGCGCAGCCAAGTCGCGCCAACTTGCCACTGCCGAGCCGTTACGGACAACGCGCCGTGGAGTTGCCGAGGTCGTCGATCTGGGCATTGCGGCAGCCGAAGGTCACTGCCTGTGCCGGCACGACCCCGAGTCCCGAGTTGTAAGCGAATAAGCCCGTCGGATAGCCCGATACCGTCATGTTGAACATGACGGTGCCTGCGTCGTTTACGGTTAGGCCCGGATCCGCCGGCAGACTGATCGGGAGCGCCCCCAGCGCGCTGTCGGGCATGCCCTGGCGCGCCACGGCCGTAGTCAAGTTGAGCACCAGAACCTTCGTGGCTCCCGGTCCACCGGTGACTCTGGCAGTGAACACGCCGTACCCGCCGGTTGTTGCCACCTTGGTACTCGCGGGGAAATCGGCATATAGACCGCCCACAGGCGCTAAGTCGTTTTCACTAGCAGCCCCAACGGTGCCGCAAGTCGGGGCTGGGTACGCAACCACAATGGCAGTGTCGCTGGCCATCGGCCCACCCCTGGATTTGGCGCGAAACATGGCGAAAGGTACTCCGGCGTCGGCGACCACCACCGGCAAGCTGGCGGGGAAGTCGTCAAACACCGCTCCCCCGCCCGGCCAGGTCGGCACGCACGTGGGGTCACCTTCGCGCGCCGCCGTGTACAGCGCCTCGCTCTC contains:
- a CDS encoding C39 family peptidase, with amino-acid sequence MARMLEERQSRLKLGPGRRNGYRPQIPHPRVAAAGDRRFDTRLSGRLLGAAALLAFVACSATQTRPGPNAHLLAGVPFFSQSARQCGPAALAALVSFLGPPTSPDQIAAEIYQPDSGGTSSVAMLAYGARHQLPLQVIRGQLDDVYAEIDGGRPLIVLHRAGFPFRDYHYVVVTGYDPAAGRLYGYSGRDAQASWTEADFSRRWARADHWTLTWSGRSQITRGAPDHRTSEQDQANPRKGE